In Coregonus clupeaformis isolate EN_2021a chromosome 7, ASM2061545v1, whole genome shotgun sequence, one genomic interval encodes:
- the LOC121570513 gene encoding transcription factor jun-B-like: MSTKMEQPFYHDDSFLSAYGHSDVAFHDYKLLKQNMNMNLTEPYRNLKSDLYQAAHQDVGSLKLASPELERLIIQNSNGIITTPTPGQYFYNRSITDEQEGFAEGFVKALDQLHKINHMPMAPPNVSIGASGVTTCSAAASSVFGSSLQPEPPIYTTLNAYSPNTNLSSASSYPSTTINYLPPQHQQSHHQQTSTHASHHFQYSLPGAGVHPQRLVAFKEEPQTVPDLHSSDGSPPMSPIDMENQEIIKAERKRLRNRLAATKCRRRKLERISRLEDKVKVLKSDNAGLSNTATVLREQVAQLKQKVRTHVSSGCQLMLTSKMEAF; the protein is encoded by the coding sequence ATGTCTACAAAAATGGAGCAGCCTTTTTATCATGACGACTCTTTTCTCTCGGCTTACGGCCACTCTGATGTTGCATTTCACGACTACAAACTCCTAAAGCAGAATATGAATATGAATTTGACAGAGCCATATCGCAACCTCAAGTCTGACTTGTACCAAGCAGCGCACCAGGACGTCGGGTCACTGAAGCTTGCTTCCCCCGAGCTCGAAAGGCTTATCATCCAAAACAGTAACGGTATAATTACTACTCCAACCCCAGGCCAGTACTTCTACAACCGGAGCATCACCGATGAGCAGGAGGGCTTTGCGGAGGGCTTCGTGAAAGCCCTGGACCAGCTCCACAAGATAAACCATATGCCCATGGCCCCGCCCAACGTCTCTATTGGAGCCAGTGGTGTGACGACCTGTTCGGCGGCGGCCTCTAGTGTCTTCGGCTCCTCCCTGCAGCCGGAGCCTCCAATCTACACAACACTGAACGCTTATAGCCCAAACACTAACCTCTCTTCTGCTTCCAGTTACCCCAGTACCACCATAAACTACCTACCGCCGCAACACCAGCAGAGCCATCACCAACAGACCTCGACGCACGCGTCACACCACTTTCAGTACTCTCTACCTGGAGCTGGGGTCCATCCACAGCGCCTTGTGGCTTTCAAAGAAGAACCACAAACCGTCCCTGATCTACACAGCAGCGACGGTTCCCCGCCAATGTCCCCAATCGACATGGAAAACCAAGAGATAATCAAGGCCGAGCGGAAGAGGCTTAGAAACCGACTAGCAGCAACCAAATGCCGGCGCCGTAAACTGGAGCGCATCTCCCGACTGGAGGACAAGGTGAAAGTTCTGAAGTCGGATAACGCTGGGCTCTCCAACACCGCGACTGTGCTTCGTGAACAAGTCGCCCAGCTCAAACAGAAAGTCCGGACACATGTAAGCAGCGGCTGTCAGCTGATGTTGACGAGCAAAATGGAGGCATTTTAA